In one window of Bizionia sp. M204 DNA:
- a CDS encoding T9SS type B sorting domain-containing protein codes for MKKIFLFTSLLVALINNSYAQQISINDTFTAQQLIEDRLIDGCVEISNVQSVINGSVNNINSFGYFERANSTFPFENGILLSTGAAVSAGNTVNANPLNDGEADWLTDSDLETALGITNTLNATSIEFDFISVSNQVQFNYILASEEYFANYPCEYSDGFAFLIKEAGTTDPYVNVAVIPGTTIPVNTSTIHEEVVGFCPAENEQYFEGYNLGDTNFNGRTTVLTASATILPNVQYHIKLVIADQEDENFDSAVFIQGNSFNSSVNLGPDITTCADSVTLNGDIQNPLATYVWSESGVPISGETSPTLTVNTSGTYTVSISIPINSTICEIEDTAIITLSSEQSAGNISDYIVCDDPSNDGFYTFDLSIKDPDVLAAVPTGNYNISYHFNANSAQDGSFPISTPFQNSVNPQTIYVRILDTDNGCLAFGTFNLIVNPVPTITPPTTLEVCDDGNGDGFTLIDLSVKDTEITGGNPGYAVTYHYNQTDAESGANPVPEPYSNMTQNDQLFVSVLDTATGCRSTTTLNVSVLDSPAIDNISHTIDACEQDDDGFENFDLTTIIDDVLNGLTNVSTTFHTTYEDAQTGDNPIADITNYTNTTPLFQVVFIRVVDNVTGCPSIATIELHTNLLLNESNIRNFSRCDDASNDGIVNFNLENIATTIINGLLDVTVAFYETEADQTAGNNAIDQTVPYEVTETPFTLFITIIGATCSVDSEIELIIHPATILPTLGSVTYCDTDDDTMTSVDLFSFNTSVSSGIPNAEVSYFLTENDAIDNVNPLPPFYDNTSNPFEVYVRVRNGNTGCFDIASLEIEVLPAPTTTQPSNEIICDDDQDAFTLINLDAKIPEIVTATEGLNITFHTSLSDAQSNTNRITNTNAYNANTQTVFSRVERITTGCFAIENFEIVVNTLPVFTPIADFNNCETDGNQIAEFIFEEKDADILNGQTGKRVLYFENANDAINRTNIIDKTAVYENISNPQTIHIRVENISDTSCFGVSTFFIEVGSIPIFNPPLDTFLCDDISNDAQESFDLTEIQTAMSLGSTDNLTITFYESLEDAESAENPIDLNYTNQSNPQQIYSRIENGTYCHGIAEFGLNVIQVPNVNQASLMSACDTDYDGSTTFDLTVSELEVLEIRQNNILVTYHENIADLEANTNNIPNPDAYENIENPQTVYIRVTNTVSQCYVMVPLDLEVNLPPTINPITDYNTCDAVNNIFDLNETITSLIDTQSNVATTFYASQTDAESALNPLDSIYNYGSNNDTIYVRAENTLTNCFATSSFTLLVNPNPTAVTPTNLEACDDDFDGMRVFDLSQQTNTILGGQNPANFTVTYYELEIEALENDNPITDLNYNAFHEQTIYVRVQNNTTGCFATTNFLTLVQRKPFVEIPDQTVCLDNLPLVVSAETGFDTDTYLWSTNATTPEIEITQIGSYSVTVRSDYGCTTSVTFNVIESEQATIEFTETIDFSNPNNITVTISGIGNYMYILDNGVPQSSNVFYNVTLGPHTIEVYDLNGCASAIKEIVIIDAPLFFTPNQDGQNDTWHITGVNQIPGTIVYIFDRYGKLLKTLTHSSPGWDGTYNGQNMPSSDYWFLAKVKKGTISFEVKRHFTLKR; via the coding sequence ATGAAGAAAATCTTCTTATTCACCTCACTATTAGTAGCGTTAATCAATAATAGCTATGCACAACAAATATCTATAAATGATACGTTTACAGCACAGCAACTTATCGAGGACCGTTTAATTGATGGTTGTGTGGAGATTTCTAATGTGCAATCCGTTATAAACGGCTCCGTAAATAATATAAATAGTTTTGGTTATTTTGAGCGTGCAAATTCCACTTTTCCTTTTGAAAATGGTATCCTATTATCTACTGGAGCAGCCGTTTCAGCTGGAAATACTGTAAATGCAAACCCTTTAAATGATGGTGAAGCAGATTGGCTTACAGATTCAGATTTAGAAACTGCTTTAGGAATTACGAATACGCTAAATGCCACATCGATAGAATTCGATTTTATTTCTGTTTCAAACCAAGTTCAGTTCAATTACATTCTAGCTTCCGAAGAATATTTTGCTAATTATCCTTGTGAGTATTCCGATGGTTTTGCATTTCTAATTAAAGAAGCCGGTACCACTGATCCTTATGTAAATGTTGCCGTAATTCCAGGAACTACAATACCCGTAAATACCAGTACGATACATGAAGAAGTTGTAGGATTTTGTCCCGCAGAAAACGAACAATATTTTGAAGGTTATAATTTAGGTGACACCAATTTTAATGGGCGTACAACCGTTCTTACAGCTTCAGCAACTATTCTACCTAACGTCCAATATCACATTAAATTAGTGATTGCAGATCAAGAAGATGAAAATTTTGATTCGGCTGTTTTTATACAAGGAAATAGTTTTAATTCATCTGTAAATTTAGGGCCAGATATTACAACCTGTGCTGATAGTGTCACTTTAAATGGAGATATTCAAAACCCACTAGCAACCTATGTATGGTCTGAGAGTGGTGTACCAATTTCAGGAGAAACTAGTCCTACTTTAACCGTAAACACCTCTGGGACATACACCGTTTCCATTTCTATTCCTATCAATAGCACCATTTGCGAAATTGAAGATACCGCTATTATAACCTTAAGTTCTGAACAATCAGCTGGAAATATTTCAGATTACATTGTTTGTGATGACCCAAGTAATGATGGTTTTTACACCTTCGATTTATCCATAAAAGATCCCGACGTTCTTGCAGCTGTCCCAACTGGAAATTACAACATCTCTTACCATTTCAACGCTAACAGTGCGCAAGACGGCAGTTTCCCAATTTCAACACCATTTCAAAATTCAGTAAATCCGCAAACCATTTATGTACGGATTTTAGATACTGATAATGGCTGTTTAGCGTTCGGTACATTTAATCTAATTGTGAATCCGGTACCAACCATTACACCGCCAACAACTTTAGAAGTATGCGACGATGGCAATGGAGATGGATTTACACTGATAGACCTATCCGTAAAAGACACTGAAATTACGGGAGGAAATCCAGGCTATGCGGTAACATATCATTACAACCAAACAGATGCGGAATCTGGTGCAAATCCTGTACCTGAACCCTACTCTAACATGACCCAAAACGATCAGCTTTTCGTGAGTGTTTTGGATACGGCTACTGGCTGTAGAAGCACAACAACTTTAAATGTTAGCGTTCTTGATAGTCCTGCTATTGATAATATCTCACATACCATAGACGCTTGTGAACAAGACGATGATGGCTTTGAAAATTTTGACTTAACAACAATTATTGATGATGTTTTAAACGGATTGACCAATGTATCCACTACATTTCATACAACCTATGAGGATGCCCAAACAGGTGATAATCCCATTGCAGATATCACCAACTACACAAATACTACACCACTATTTCAAGTCGTTTTTATTCGAGTTGTAGATAACGTTACAGGATGCCCCTCTATTGCTACTATTGAATTACACACCAATTTACTCCTTAATGAAAGTAATATTAGAAATTTTTCGCGCTGCGATGATGCATCTAATGATGGTATAGTCAATTTTAACCTAGAGAATATTGCAACAACCATTATTAATGGGCTATTAGATGTTACCGTTGCTTTTTATGAAACTGAAGCCGATCAAACTGCTGGAAATAATGCCATTGACCAAACCGTTCCTTATGAGGTTACAGAAACACCTTTCACTTTGTTCATTACAATTATAGGTGCTACTTGTTCGGTTGATTCTGAAATAGAACTTATTATTCACCCAGCAACCATTTTACCCACTTTAGGATCGGTAACCTATTGCGATACGGATGATGACACCATGACATCGGTGGATTTATTTAGCTTCAACACCTCTGTAAGTTCAGGAATTCCAAATGCAGAAGTAAGCTATTTTCTAACGGAAAATGATGCTATAGACAATGTGAATCCATTACCGCCTTTTTATGACAATACCAGTAATCCTTTTGAAGTTTATGTTCGCGTAAGAAATGGTAATACGGGTTGTTTTGATATTGCCTCTTTAGAAATTGAAGTGTTACCAGCACCAACAACTACACAACCTAGTAATGAAATTATTTGTGATGATGACCAGGATGCCTTTACCCTAATTAATTTAGATGCCAAAATTCCAGAAATTGTTACTGCCACAGAAGGTTTAAATATTACGTTTCATACATCATTATCAGATGCACAATCCAATACAAACCGAATTACAAATACCAATGCCTATAATGCCAATACACAAACTGTGTTTTCACGAGTGGAGCGTATAACCACAGGATGTTTTGCTATTGAAAATTTCGAGATTGTCGTTAATACCTTACCTGTGTTTACACCCATTGCCGACTTTAATAACTGTGAAACGGATGGTAATCAAATTGCAGAGTTCATCTTTGAAGAAAAAGATGCGGATATTTTAAATGGCCAAACTGGAAAACGCGTTTTGTATTTTGAAAATGCCAATGACGCCATAAACAGAACCAATATAATTGACAAAACCGCTGTTTATGAAAACATATCAAACCCACAGACCATTCATATTCGTGTGGAAAACATTAGTGATACCAGTTGCTTTGGTGTAAGCACCTTTTTTATCGAGGTCGGTTCTATTCCAATCTTTAATCCGCCTTTAGACACCTTTTTATGTGATGATATTTCTAATGATGCTCAAGAATCTTTTGATTTAACCGAAATTCAAACTGCCATGAGTCTGGGTAGTACTGATAATTTAACCATTACCTTTTATGAAAGTCTAGAAGATGCTGAAAGCGCTGAAAATCCAATCGATTTAAATTACACCAATCAAAGTAATCCGCAACAAATTTATTCACGAATTGAAAACGGTACCTATTGCCATGGAATTGCTGAATTTGGACTGAATGTTATTCAAGTTCCAAATGTAAACCAGGCTTCGCTTATGTCAGCTTGTGATACCGATTATGATGGATCTACAACCTTTGATTTAACCGTTTCAGAACTTGAAGTATTGGAAATCAGACAAAACAATATTTTAGTAACCTATCATGAAAATATAGCCGATTTGGAAGCAAATACAAATAATATTCCCAATCCAGACGCCTATGAAAATATTGAAAATCCGCAAACCGTATATATTCGCGTAACCAATACCGTGTCTCAATGTTATGTTATGGTGCCATTGGACTTGGAAGTAAATTTACCGCCAACCATAAATCCAATAACGGATTATAACACCTGTGATGCCGTTAACAATATTTTTGATTTAAATGAAACCATCACGAGTTTAATTGATACACAATCCAATGTAGCTACTACGTTTTATGCCTCACAAACAGATGCTGAATCAGCACTAAACCCATTAGATAGTATTTACAATTATGGTTCCAATAACGACACCATCTATGTGCGGGCTGAAAATACACTTACAAATTGTTTTGCTACAAGTTCATTCACGCTATTGGTAAATCCAAACCCAACAGCAGTCACACCTACAAATTTAGAGGCTTGTGATGATGATTTTGATGGGATGCGTGTTTTCGATTTATCACAACAAACAAACACAATTTTAGGTGGTCAAAATCCAGCTAATTTTACCGTAACCTATTATGAGCTGGAAATTGAAGCATTAGAAAATGATAATCCCATTACCGATTTAAACTACAACGCGTTTCATGAGCAAACTATTTATGTACGCGTTCAAAATAATACCACAGGATGTTTTGCGACAACTAATTTTTTAACTTTGGTTCAAAGAAAACCTTTTGTTGAAATTCCAGACCAGACGGTTTGTTTAGATAATTTACCTTTAGTTGTTTCAGCTGAAACAGGATTTGATACGGATACGTATTTGTGGTCTACCAATGCAACAACGCCTGAAATAGAAATCACCCAAATAGGAAGCTATTCGGTAACCGTTAGGTCGGATTATGGGTGTACTACTTCCGTTACATTTAATGTTATAGAATCTGAACAAGCTACCATAGAATTCACAGAAACCATTGACTTTTCTAATCCTAATAATATTACCGTTACCATAAGTGGAATAGGTAATTACATGTATATTTTAGACAATGGCGTTCCTCAATCTTCCAATGTGTTTTATAACGTTACCTTGGGACCACATACCATTGAAGTCTATGATTTAAATGGGTGTGCATCGGCAATTAAAGAAATTGTAATTATAGATGCTCCACTCTTTTTCACACCCAATCAGGATGGACAAAATGATACTTGGCATATTACAGGTGTCAACCAAATTCCAGGAACCATCGTATATATTTTTGATCGGTATGGAAAGCTTCTAAAAACCTTAACACATTCTTCACCTGGTTGGGATGGTACTTACAATGGCCAAAATATGCCTTCAAGCGATTATTGGTTTTTAGCAAAAGTCAAAAAAGGCACTATTTCTTTTGAAGTAAAACGCCATTTCACCCTAAAACGTTAA
- a CDS encoding gliding motility-associated C-terminal domain-containing protein, with protein MFQLNKIIVFICCIATSVAFSQEIALFQQFNGRYDYLAIGNTLNPFENNLDRSFCEILPQSQAELTLNPDWNVVAAYLYWAGSGSGDTEVSLNGIPFLADNTHLVDYNDPNYGLLTYFSCYTDITEYIRTVRNSMYTFSDLDISNILTTNDGYCNNRTNFAGWSIYIIYENTNLPLNQINLFQGLEIINRNVQEKTILLDNINVLDNEGAKIGFLAWEGDANLNYGESLLINNNILSNPPLNPANNAFNGTNSFTASNTFYNGDLDVYNIENNIAIGDNSVEIKLTTGDLDEFGILQADLIILNNMITVLNSQLPDATIILDAYRLECATRIVTIDYTAFNINSTEILPAATPIAFYADGLLVAQSETQDMIPIDGFETQSITVNIPDIIPDSFTLQIIIDDVGNGTGIVTELNELNNITTEPITLLPIPEVTQLRPLEACDIGFNQATFNLTEQLQFIDYESIEDVSYYESETDLFNQENQILIPEYFNNDTSPQEIFIRIDTDFCFNFYKFNVRVKNCPPYIPQVFTPNHDGFNDWFNIQGLYTIFENHKLLIYNRWGTLIFEGNNDLPWDGKANKGISNQGNLVPVGTYFYVLYLNDSNYKTMTGYVYVNY; from the coding sequence ATGTTTCAGTTAAACAAAATTATAGTATTCATTTGTTGTATTGCTACCTCTGTGGCATTCAGTCAAGAAATAGCACTATTTCAGCAATTTAATGGTCGGTATGATTATTTGGCAATAGGTAATACCCTCAATCCTTTTGAAAACAATTTAGACCGCAGTTTTTGTGAAATTTTACCACAATCCCAAGCCGAGTTAACCCTAAATCCCGATTGGAATGTTGTAGCCGCCTATTTGTATTGGGCCGGCTCCGGAAGTGGGGATACCGAAGTCAGCTTAAATGGAATTCCCTTTTTAGCGGATAATACTCATTTGGTAGATTATAACGATCCAAATTACGGACTCCTCACCTATTTTTCCTGTTATACGGACATTACAGAATACATACGTACAGTTAGAAATAGTATGTATACGTTTTCAGATCTTGACATTTCAAACATTTTAACCACCAATGATGGCTACTGTAATAACCGGACTAATTTTGCAGGTTGGAGTATTTATATTATTTATGAAAACACAAATCTACCGCTCAACCAAATAAACCTATTTCAAGGGTTGGAAATTATTAATAGAAATGTGCAAGAAAAAACCATTTTATTGGACAACATTAATGTTTTAGATAATGAAGGCGCAAAAATTGGCTTTTTAGCGTGGGAAGGTGATGCGAATTTAAATTACGGCGAATCGCTTTTAATCAATAATAACATACTTTCTAACCCTCCTTTAAATCCGGCTAATAATGCCTTCAACGGCACAAATTCTTTCACTGCAAGTAACACATTTTATAATGGTGATTTAGATGTGTACAACATTGAAAATAATATTGCCATTGGCGATAATTCCGTTGAAATTAAATTAACAACCGGTGATTTGGATGAATTTGGTATTCTTCAAGCTGATTTAATCATTTTGAATAACATGATTACGGTATTAAACAGTCAGCTACCCGACGCAACTATTATTTTGGATGCCTATCGTTTAGAATGTGCCACTAGAATTGTTACTATAGATTATACAGCGTTTAATATAAACTCTACTGAAATTTTACCAGCAGCCACACCAATAGCCTTTTATGCAGATGGGCTTCTAGTCGCCCAAAGTGAAACTCAAGACATGATCCCCATAGATGGTTTTGAAACACAATCCATAACCGTTAATATCCCTGACATTATTCCAGATAGTTTTACGCTTCAAATTATAATTGATGATGTAGGAAATGGAACTGGCATTGTTACCGAATTAAATGAATTAAATAACATAACAACAGAACCCATTACATTATTACCTATTCCTGAAGTTACACAACTACGACCCTTAGAGGCTTGCGATATTGGATTTAATCAAGCAACCTTCAATCTAACCGAACAACTTCAATTTATTGACTATGAATCAATTGAAGATGTAAGTTATTATGAATCGGAAACTGATTTGTTTAATCAGGAAAACCAGATATTAATTCCAGAATATTTTAACAACGACACCTCACCTCAAGAAATTTTTATTCGTATTGATACGGATTTCTGCTTTAATTTTTATAAATTTAATGTGCGTGTAAAAAATTGTCCGCCTTATATTCCCCAAGTCTTCACACCAAACCATGACGGATTTAACGATTGGTTTAATATTCAAGGGCTTTACACTATTTTTGAGAATCATAAACTATTAATCTACAACCGTTGGGGAACACTAATTTTTGAAGGAAACAATGATTTACCATGGGATGGAAAAGCTAATAAAGGCATATCAAATCAAGGAAATTTAGTGCCAGTTGGCACCTATTTTTATGTACTCTATTTAAATGATTCCAATTATAAAACTATGACCGGTTATGTGTATGTAAACTATTAA
- a CDS encoding T9SS type B sorting domain-containing protein translates to MGFAQNEAANWFFGNQAGLSFNFGYPIPELGALIDTPEGCSTISDKLGNLQFYSDGITVWNRNNTIMQNGTNLLGDKSSTQSALIIPKPNDENIYYIFTVDDRGGPDGLRYSEVNMSLDNGLGAVTNIKNVLLANPVTEKITAIESSDGRSIWVISHKWNSNEFISFLVSDTGVNTTAVRSAVGSFHQGNINNSIGYLKASPNREKIASVKSYENNETQIFDFDASTGLLSNPITISNYSSTDLGPYGCEFSPDSNLLYVSEIDRVNSVSKIHQYDITLPNQVAIVNSDIIIAQEANKQFGALQQAIDGRIYVAVKDAQYLAVISDPNTPGLSANFDLNNVFLGGNTSQFGLPPFIQSYFFATNIFKNTCFGDNTEFSINTSTVIDAISWNFGDPASGNDNTSTDLNPTHIFTNPGDYIVTITIETEGDTQIIYRTLTISEQPNSVIFDQLINCEADMGPTSFNLVSSIPDDIAMNPNIGITFYENLTDAENRLNAINGVTRYESTLNSQIIYVRLQNIFSVDCYSISELELITISSPIIEETEAIFFCENSEDSSVTIDVGSLEGALSDYNFLWLESMETTPEITVQNQGNYTVRITPTNTITIDNPDGCFAERVVSVSSSSIATITNISVFNESNITVLNSGTGDYEYAVDNIDGPYQDSSSFSNLEPGVHTIFVRDKNECGIAQDNFAIIGFPKVFTPNGDGDNDLWQVQGLSSQFQPKSKVYIFNRYGKLLKQIQPTGTGWDGTFNGVPVSSGGYWFSVTLEDGTIYKGHFSLLR, encoded by the coding sequence ATGGGATTTGCCCAAAATGAAGCTGCCAACTGGTTCTTCGGTAATCAAGCAGGATTAAGCTTTAATTTTGGATATCCAATTCCGGAATTAGGGGCTTTAATAGATACGCCTGAAGGCTGCTCAACAATTTCTGATAAGCTCGGGAATCTGCAATTTTATTCAGATGGAATTACAGTTTGGAATCGAAATAATACTATTATGCAGAATGGGACAAACTTGCTTGGAGATAAATCATCAACCCAATCCGCTTTAATTATTCCTAAACCAAACGATGAAAATATTTACTATATTTTTACAGTAGACGATCGTGGTGGCCCAGACGGCTTAAGGTACTCAGAAGTTAATATGTCATTAGACAATGGTTTAGGAGCTGTAACTAATATTAAAAATGTTTTATTAGCGAATCCGGTTACTGAAAAAATAACGGCTATTGAAAGTTCAGATGGAAGAAGTATTTGGGTTATTAGTCATAAATGGAATAGTAACGAGTTTATATCCTTTCTCGTTTCTGATACAGGCGTTAACACAACAGCCGTTAGAAGCGCTGTAGGATCGTTCCACCAAGGTAACATAAATAATTCCATAGGCTATTTAAAAGCATCTCCAAATAGAGAAAAAATTGCTTCAGTTAAATCATACGAGAATAATGAGACACAAATTTTTGATTTTGATGCCTCGACAGGTTTATTATCAAATCCTATAACTATTTCAAATTACAGCTCAACGGATTTAGGTCCGTACGGTTGTGAGTTTTCTCCAGATAGCAATTTACTTTATGTTTCCGAAATTGATCGCGTAAATTCGGTTAGTAAAATTCATCAATACGATATAACCTTACCTAACCAAGTTGCAATTGTCAATTCTGATATCATAATTGCACAAGAGGCCAACAAACAGTTTGGCGCATTGCAGCAAGCTATTGATGGAAGAATTTATGTAGCTGTTAAGGATGCCCAGTATTTAGCCGTTATTTCAGATCCAAATACCCCTGGATTATCAGCAAACTTTGATTTAAATAACGTTTTTTTAGGTGGTAATACAAGTCAGTTTGGTCTTCCTCCCTTTATTCAATCCTACTTTTTTGCAACTAATATATTCAAGAATACATGCTTTGGAGATAATACGGAGTTTTCCATTAATACTTCCACCGTTATAGATGCTATATCATGGAATTTTGGTGATCCCGCTTCTGGAAATGATAACACCTCTACCGATTTAAACCCCACACATATATTTACAAATCCGGGAGATTACATTGTAACTATTACTATTGAAACTGAAGGTGACACCCAAATTATTTATAGAACTTTAACGATTTCTGAACAACCGAATTCTGTTATCTTTGATCAGCTAATTAATTGTGAGGCTGACATGGGCCCAACCTCCTTTAACCTTGTCTCTTCTATTCCCGATGATATTGCCATGAATCCTAATATCGGGATTACTTTTTATGAAAATTTAACCGATGCTGAGAATAGATTAAATGCTATTAATGGTGTAACGCGCTATGAAAGTACTTTAAATTCACAAATCATATATGTTAGATTACAAAATATTTTCAGTGTTGACTGCTACAGCATAAGTGAATTGGAATTAATTACCATTTCAAGTCCTATCATAGAAGAAACAGAAGCTATATTCTTTTGCGAAAACTCTGAAGATTCGTCCGTAACAATTGATGTAGGATCTTTAGAAGGCGCACTGTCGGATTACAACTTCTTATGGTTAGAATCTATGGAAACAACACCAGAAATAACAGTTCAGAATCAAGGTAATTATACAGTTAGAATAACACCCACCAATACAATTACAATAGACAACCCTGATGGCTGTTTTGCGGAACGTGTAGTTTCTGTAAGTTCTTCAAGTATTGCTACAATAACGAATATTTCTGTATTTAACGAAAGCAACATAACCGTCCTAAATTCAGGAACCGGCGATTACGAATATGCGGTAGACAATATTGATGGGCCCTATCAGGACAGTTCTAGTTTTTCAAATTTAGAACCTGGTGTACATACCATTTTTGTTCGTGATAAAAATGAATGCGGCATAGCCCAAGATAATTTTGCCATTATAGGTTTTCCAAAAGTTTTTACACCAAATGGTGATGGCGACAATGATTTATGGCAAGTCCAAGGGCTTTCAAGCCAATTTCAACCAAAATCAAAAGTATATATTTTTAACCGCTACGGAAAACTACTGAAGCAAATTCAGCCTACAGGAACAGGTTGGGATGGCACGTTTAATGGAGTTCCTGTCTCGTCAGGAGGGTATTGGTTTTCTGTAACTCTGGAAGATGGCACAATTTACAAAGGTCATTTCTCCTTACTGCGTTAA